The following proteins are co-located in the Methylomonas sp. 11b genome:
- a CDS encoding PepSY-associated TM helix domain-containing protein, whose protein sequence is MNINANYLRATPLHHSSSPHLTRLKARRQRWLTVHLWLGLTLGLLLSIYGITGSILVFHAEIEEWLHHEMLVVQAPVDAEYRPLAEIFAAGKQAVPPNAKYNFATYPRNEFAAFKLRYAVADADGSLENWEVAVDPYTTNVTGKQLKRRSRDWLPSTFIGLMFELHFALLIPGDISEPIVGVSAALLIISTLTGLIVWWPLTGKWWQALTFKSGAGKVRFNYDLHKTSGIYTLLVLIPVLFSGIYMVLPHNVVPVLELFSPVTYRYWYQSKPPYPDAPAIGMDQAVAIAFKQYPQGRPHWIYGATEPTKTYTVCQDGVDVPGSILQRRCTVIDRYTGKILDLDDPSLPTATAGEIFTHWQWPLHSGQAFGMTGRILVFITGLACPVLFVTGVIRWLQKRRANSLPAKINRDRSESNNTV, encoded by the coding sequence ATGAACATCAATGCCAATTATCTAAGGGCGACACCTCTACACCATTCGTCAAGCCCGCACTTGACCCGTTTGAAAGCCCGGCGCCAACGCTGGTTAACCGTCCATCTTTGGTTGGGATTGACACTGGGTCTGCTGCTGTCTATCTACGGTATCACCGGCAGTATTTTGGTGTTTCATGCGGAAATCGAAGAATGGCTGCACCATGAAATGCTGGTGGTGCAGGCACCGGTGGATGCGGAGTATCGACCCTTGGCAGAAATTTTCGCGGCCGGCAAGCAGGCGGTGCCGCCAAACGCCAAATATAACTTCGCCACCTATCCGCGGAACGAATTCGCGGCCTTCAAACTGCGGTACGCAGTTGCCGACGCTGACGGTTCGCTGGAAAATTGGGAAGTTGCCGTTGACCCGTATACGACTAATGTGACGGGTAAGCAACTCAAGAGGCGTTCCCGCGACTGGCTGCCCAGCACTTTTATAGGCTTGATGTTTGAATTGCATTTCGCATTGTTGATTCCGGGAGACATCAGTGAGCCGATAGTCGGCGTGTCCGCCGCGTTATTGATTATCTCGACCTTGACCGGCCTGATCGTCTGGTGGCCGCTGACCGGCAAATGGTGGCAGGCGCTGACTTTTAAGTCTGGTGCCGGCAAGGTGCGCTTTAATTACGATCTGCACAAAACTAGCGGCATTTACACGCTGCTGGTGCTGATACCGGTGTTGTTTTCCGGGATTTATATGGTGCTGCCGCATAACGTGGTGCCGGTTTTGGAGTTGTTCTCGCCGGTGACATATCGCTATTGGTATCAGTCCAAACCGCCCTATCCCGACGCACCGGCGATAGGCATGGACCAGGCGGTGGCGATTGCCTTTAAACAGTATCCGCAAGGCCGGCCACACTGGATTTACGGCGCCACCGAGCCTACCAAAACCTACACGGTCTGCCAGGACGGCGTCGATGTGCCGGGCAGTATTTTGCAACGCCGTTGCACGGTGATCGACCGCTACACCGGCAAGATTCTGGATCTGGACGACCCCAGCCTGCCGACCGCCACAGCCGGCGAAATTTTCACCCACTGGCAATGGCCTTTGCATTCCGGCCAAGCCTTCGGCATGACCGGGCGGATTTTGGTGTTTATCACCGGATTGGCTTGCCCGGTGTTGTTTGTCACCGGTGTGATCCGCTGGTTGCAAAAGCGGCGAGCAAACAGCCTACCTGCGAAGATTAATCGCGACCGAAGCGAGTCAAATAACACAGTTTAA
- a CDS encoding FecR family protein, with the protein MSDKPQSPSSASLSNQALAWFARLQADDVSDEARRQFEIWYHADPRHAEAYDKSRKLWDLLQQPAERVQQRLQADAAQTKTERSPAGKGWGKGRLPPPASGRNLHRVALGCLGLLLLVAGWRLPEQWQNWRSDYHTEAGQQLGVDLADGSRLTLNTDTALVVRYSDSLRQIELLRGEAYFEVAANKQRPFVVDGGQATARAVGTAYSVRRQADELRVVVSEGTVEVGADSAKALVHAAEQAEYRQGRLQAVARLDNDDALAWRRRQTVFHRQPLTQVLAEVNRYRRGRIVAVNPQLAERVVNGVFNNGDPDAVLAALTNTLQAKSLQMPGDLVLLY; encoded by the coding sequence ATGTCCGATAAGCCCCAATCCCCTTCATCCGCTTCGCTTTCGAACCAGGCTCTAGCCTGGTTTGCCCGCTTGCAAGCGGATGACGTCAGCGACGAAGCGCGTCGCCAATTTGAAATTTGGTACCACGCCGATCCCCGCCACGCCGAAGCCTACGACAAATCCCGCAAGCTATGGGACTTGCTGCAACAGCCGGCGGAGCGAGTTCAGCAACGTCTACAAGCGGATGCCGCCCAAACCAAAACAGAACGCTCTCCCGCTGGGAAAGGGTGGGGTAAGGGGCGTTTGCCACCGCCAGCTAGCGGCCGAAACCTGCACCGGGTTGCCTTGGGTTGTCTTGGGCTGTTATTGCTGGTGGCCGGCTGGCGGCTACCCGAACAATGGCAAAACTGGCGCAGCGATTATCATACCGAAGCCGGCCAACAACTCGGCGTCGATCTGGCGGACGGCTCGCGGCTGACCTTGAATACCGATACGGCCTTGGTAGTCCGTTATAGCGATAGCCTGCGCCAGATCGAATTGTTACGCGGCGAAGCCTATTTCGAAGTCGCGGCCAATAAGCAACGGCCGTTTGTCGTTGACGGCGGCCAAGCGACCGCGCGCGCGGTCGGTACCGCCTATAGTGTTCGCAGACAAGCCGACGAGCTGCGCGTCGTCGTCAGCGAAGGCACCGTGGAGGTCGGCGCCGATAGCGCCAAGGCTTTGGTGCACGCCGCCGAGCAAGCCGAGTATCGACAAGGCCGGCTGCAAGCCGTTGCCCGCCTCGACAACGACGACGCGCTGGCCTGGCGGCGGCGCCAAACCGTGTTTCACCGCCAACCTTTGACCCAGGTGTTGGCGGAAGTTAACCGCTATCGGCGCGGCCGTATTGTCGCTGTCAATCCGCAGTTGGCCGAACGGGTCGTCAACGGCGTCTTCAACAACGGCGATCCCGATGCCGTGCTGGCCGCGCTGACAAACACGCTGCAAGCCAAATCTTTGCAGATGCCGGGCGATCTGGTGTTGTTGTATTGA
- a CDS encoding TonB-dependent siderophore receptor, which produces MSQRYSFVNPLCFTLFAATLSASPWCVAESEINFAIPAAPLADALLQFSEISGVKVFFSSQLTERLRANAVQGRYTPQQALHKLLDGSGLAAKSAGDGTVTLENSTKSVEPQSANSTTLPTVTVTGRSGYADSDPYNPDYNRTSASAATKTDTPIMETPVSIQVVPRAVMNDQKTTTIKDALENVSSIRPQSSLGLSNAYIVRGFRNGRVYRNGLISSGLNIGEGAQYETANLESVEVLKGPAAVLFGRIEPGGLINLVTKKPRDEAYYSVEQRFGAYDFYRTEWDATGPISGDKSLSYRFSGAYQNNKSFRDFNFNDRVLVNPSLTWRPSDATELSLDLEALHEDTQVDRGLFAIGNRPAPIPVSRSFIDPDDPVDTNSKVNLGFNLTHAFNENWTLRNRFLASFVYDKNTSVKPANGFTVEQFFDPNTGNRRYARNIFSQTSDSETYTTNLDLTGKFDLMGVSHQTLIGVDYLRAVGSYEFYGNYQDPVPGLEIDIYNPQYGIDQAYYANALATPSDGGTNHYLFRDDWYGAYFQDHITLWDKVHILGGGRYDWARTGVGMGDSASTADAALPSRRDEGFSPRVGVLYQPWTWASIYGNWTTSFGANNGITATGATINPEIGEQFEAGVKTEFFDQRLSTTLAYYHLTKENLMTRDFNSPDPFASAAIGKARSQGIELDIAGRLTDEFSIIGNYAFTDARITKDFSGLQGHRLNNVPEHSGSLWLKYDIHHYEPLNGLSFGLGMFAAGQRQGDNDNTFALPGYARLDAFASYTYQLGKSRLITQFNIRNLLDKTYYESTDPFQNAPPRVGIYPGAPLTAMGSVRLEF; this is translated from the coding sequence ATGAGTCAGCGTTATTCCTTTGTTAACCCTCTCTGTTTCACCCTTTTTGCCGCAACTCTAAGTGCCAGCCCCTGGTGCGTGGCGGAGAGTGAAATCAATTTTGCCATCCCGGCCGCGCCGTTGGCCGACGCCCTGCTGCAATTTTCCGAGATAAGCGGCGTCAAGGTGTTCTTCAGCTCGCAATTGACCGAAAGGCTGCGCGCCAATGCCGTGCAAGGCCGTTATACGCCGCAACAGGCATTACATAAGCTATTGGACGGCTCCGGTCTGGCCGCAAAATCAGCGGGTGACGGTACGGTAACCTTGGAAAATTCGACAAAGTCGGTAGAGCCGCAATCGGCTAATTCTACGACTTTGCCGACGGTGACGGTAACAGGCAGATCCGGCTATGCCGACAGCGATCCTTATAATCCGGACTACAACCGCACCAGCGCCAGCGCCGCCACCAAAACCGATACGCCGATCATGGAAACCCCGGTATCGATTCAGGTAGTGCCCAGGGCAGTGATGAACGATCAAAAAACCACCACCATTAAAGACGCGCTGGAAAACGTCAGCAGCATACGTCCGCAATCGTCCTTGGGTTTAAGCAACGCCTATATTGTCCGTGGCTTTAGGAACGGCCGGGTTTATCGCAACGGCTTGATATCCAGCGGCTTGAATATCGGGGAAGGCGCTCAATACGAAACAGCTAACCTTGAGAGCGTCGAGGTACTGAAAGGCCCCGCGGCGGTTTTGTTTGGCCGTATCGAGCCCGGCGGCTTAATCAACTTGGTCACCAAAAAACCTCGCGACGAGGCCTATTACTCGGTGGAGCAGCGTTTCGGCGCTTATGATTTTTATAGAACCGAATGGGATGCCACCGGCCCTATTTCGGGAGATAAGTCGTTGAGCTATCGTTTTTCCGGTGCTTATCAAAATAACAAATCGTTTCGGGATTTTAATTTCAATGACCGGGTTCTGGTAAACCCCTCTTTGACCTGGCGACCCAGCGATGCGACCGAACTATCCTTGGATTTGGAAGCCTTGCACGAGGACACCCAGGTTGACAGAGGCTTATTTGCTATCGGCAATCGCCCGGCGCCTATTCCCGTCAGCCGCTCTTTCATCGACCCCGACGATCCTGTCGACACGAACTCCAAGGTGAACCTCGGCTTCAATCTAACGCACGCCTTCAATGAAAACTGGACCTTGCGTAATCGGTTCCTGGCTTCGTTTGTTTACGATAAAAACACCTCCGTCAAACCCGCTAACGGCTTTACAGTCGAACAGTTTTTCGATCCGAATACGGGTAATCGCCGCTATGCGCGGAATATATTTTCTCAAACATCGGACAGCGAAACCTATACGACCAATCTGGATTTAACCGGAAAATTCGACTTAATGGGCGTCAGCCATCAAACCTTGATTGGCGTCGATTATTTGCGCGCAGTCGGCAGCTATGAATTCTATGGCAACTATCAGGACCCCGTGCCGGGTTTGGAGATAGATATTTATAATCCCCAATACGGTATCGATCAGGCCTATTACGCCAATGCGCTGGCAACGCCCTCCGACGGCGGGACTAACCATTACCTGTTCCGGGATGACTGGTACGGTGCGTATTTTCAGGACCACATTACCCTATGGGATAAAGTGCATATCCTCGGCGGCGGCCGTTACGATTGGGCCAGAACCGGTGTGGGAATGGGCGATTCGGCCAGTACTGCCGACGCCGCTCTGCCTTCGCGCCGGGATGAAGGCTTTAGTCCACGGGTGGGTGTTCTTTATCAACCCTGGACCTGGGCCAGCATCTACGGCAATTGGACCACTTCTTTCGGCGCCAATAATGGCATAACAGCCACCGGCGCGACGATTAATCCGGAAATCGGCGAACAATTCGAAGCCGGGGTTAAAACCGAGTTTTTCGATCAGCGCTTGTCCACAACCTTGGCGTATTACCATTTGACCAAAGAAAACTTGATGACCCGCGATTTCAACAGCCCGGACCCGTTCGCTAGTGCGGCTATCGGTAAAGCTCGCAGCCAAGGTATCGAGCTGGATATAGCCGGACGGCTTACCGACGAGTTCAGTATCATCGGCAACTATGCCTTTACCGATGCCCGTATCACCAAAGACTTTTCCGGTCTGCAGGGCCATCGTCTGAATAACGTGCCGGAGCATTCCGGCAGTCTTTGGCTCAAATACGATATTCATCACTACGAACCGTTGAACGGTTTGAGCTTTGGCTTGGGCATGTTTGCCGCCGGGCAACGGCAAGGCGATAACGACAACACGTTTGCGTTACCCGGCTACGCCCGCTTGGATGCCTTTGCCAGCTATACCTATCAACTGGGTAAGTCCCGGTTGATTACGCAATTCAATATCCGCAATCTGCTGGATAAAACCTACTACGAGTCTACCGATCCCTTCCAAAACGCCCCGCCGCGCGTTGGTATTTACCCTGGCGCGCCACTCACGGCCATGGGGTCTGTGCGCTTGGAGTTTTAG
- a CDS encoding RNA polymerase sigma factor, producing the protein MRRAHQFKSGADIAIQKATPWPPCVTCPMLELTATDIADLMHKHRRELLGFLSQRISCAETAQDIFQETFIRYAGYGGKDRVENPRAFIFRIAANLATDYLRSHNRHSGRDVEDSTDDEAEGGEQSVLSVERTVMSQQQLEHLIAALDELSPKCREVFILLKLKHCSYAEVEQRLGISQTMIFKYLTQALRHCRQRIGDLD; encoded by the coding sequence ATGCGGAGGGCCCATCAGTTCAAGTCGGGCGCGGATATTGCTATTCAAAAAGCCACACCTTGGCCGCCCTGCGTTACTTGTCCTATGCTTGAATTGACCGCCACCGACATTGCCGACCTGATGCATAAGCATCGCCGCGAATTATTGGGCTTTCTGTCGCAACGCATCAGCTGCGCGGAAACCGCGCAGGATATTTTTCAGGAGACGTTTATCCGCTATGCCGGCTACGGCGGCAAAGACCGCGTCGAAAACCCCCGCGCCTTTATTTTCCGCATCGCCGCCAATCTGGCCACCGATTATCTGCGCAGCCACAATCGCCATTCAGGAAGAGACGTCGAAGACTCCACCGATGACGAGGCGGAGGGCGGCGAGCAATCTGTCTTATCCGTCGAACGGACCGTCATGTCGCAACAACAGCTGGAGCATTTGATCGCCGCGCTGGACGAGTTATCGCCCAAATGCCGGGAAGTATTTATTCTGCTGAAGCTCAAGCATTGTAGTTATGCGGAAGTGGAGCAAAGGCTGGGCATCTCGCAGACCATGATTTTCAAATATTTGACCCAGGCCCTGCGCCATTGCCGGCAGAGGATAGGCGACCTGGATTGA
- a CDS encoding FecR family protein yields the protein MNQPIPPFPDADANAQAEYWRALRESPFFDSEQDQRWRAWLAASRENQEAWRQTQQFFDCIEGLNPAQINQIEREVRASNGTQHKTPARTLPKRSLRMLPIAACLMLAFCLGWAFSAGFFADFRTGTSEQRRIQLSDGSSVILNTASSLSVEFSERQRLIRLHGGEAYFKVAADAARPFEVVTSGGRVRALGTAFDVKQWQGDLAVTVYEHSVRVAFADGETVESLAAGQRVASAGGKAGLPESVNLKQAGAWQERRLVFKEKPLRQVVDDLNRYRPGKIIIADPALAEHLVTGIFDADDPEAALNVIEKTLAVSETRLTDALVILRRQ from the coding sequence ATGAACCAACCCATCCCGCCTTTCCCCGACGCCGACGCGAATGCGCAAGCCGAATACTGGCGAGCTTTGCGCGAATCGCCGTTCTTCGACAGCGAGCAGGATCAACGCTGGCGAGCTTGGTTGGCGGCCAGTCGGGAAAATCAGGAAGCCTGGCGCCAGACACAGCAGTTTTTTGACTGTATAGAGGGCTTAAACCCGGCGCAAATCAACCAAATCGAACGGGAAGTAAGGGCCTCGAACGGAACGCAACACAAAACGCCTGCCCGAACACTGCCCAAGCGCAGCCTCCGGATGTTGCCGATTGCCGCCTGCCTGATGCTGGCCTTTTGTTTGGGTTGGGCATTCAGCGCCGGTTTCTTTGCCGATTTCCGTACCGGCACCAGCGAACAGCGTCGAATTCAACTCAGCGACGGCTCTTCGGTAATCCTGAATACTGCTTCGTCGTTGTCGGTGGAATTTTCCGAAAGACAACGCCTTATCCGCCTGCACGGCGGCGAGGCTTATTTCAAGGTGGCCGCCGATGCGGCCAGGCCGTTCGAGGTGGTGACGAGTGGTGGCCGGGTCAGGGCCTTGGGTACGGCTTTTGATGTTAAACAATGGCAGGGCGACCTGGCGGTGACGGTCTACGAACACAGCGTGCGCGTCGCGTTCGCCGATGGCGAGACAGTGGAAAGTCTGGCGGCAGGCCAGCGCGTTGCATCGGCTGGCGGTAAAGCCGGACTGCCGGAAAGCGTCAATCTAAAGCAGGCCGGTGCCTGGCAAGAACGGCGCCTGGTGTTCAAGGAAAAGCCGCTGCGACAAGTGGTGGATGACCTGAACCGCTACCGTCCCGGAAAAATAATCATCGCCGATCCGGCTCTGGCCGAGCATTTGGTCACCGGCATATTCGACGCCGACGACCCGGAAGCGGCGTTGAATGTCATCGAAAAAACCTTGGCTGTCAGCGAAACCCGCTTGACCGACGCCTTGGTGATCTTGCGCCGCCAATAA
- a CDS encoding TonB-dependent receptor domain-containing protein — MKYPIPACRAPLYLALAAGLLTSTVTLAAEQTAQSFDIRSQALSSALTRFSALTGLQVLYEGDIAERITAPELKGRYTQEQALQNLLRGSGLRYRFSNGNTVTLEKAAAVEPQSAAGTTTLPSLTVTGKALGSESLSLTTPSMQESQTKLNRVAGGTTVIDGERIAEGAPLSVSDALATAPGVYVGDISAGATGGSRISIRGSDGNSDISPIRGIKILRNGMPFTHANGTFDVEMLNLYAIEHIEVYRGANALEYGGSNLGGAINYITPTGYTADPLKIGIVGGTNDYYRPYFSGGKAFENGLDVFGTFSYVNTDTTRENNHQEQFLGHGNVGYRWNENHETRLYFDAQNHNFLWPASLSKRQIDQNPQQNANDWSLPNGFSSYRFDLKHSVKLNGGDHFDIGTYYSINNYRYDYTDSGNHDQWQDVGFNWRHELNGQLLGLKNRVIWGGLTQWQFINDKNYGVVGRQLGPLLTAERDRWLNVEAFMEDQLSLTDAFTLIAGIQLNYRDVNYERYEGYVASAARPSNQANQDFFTANPKLGFTWQATDEAQIYGNVSRSSEPPKMADLANIYLQPKRNLQTASTVEIGTRGQAQRLKWDLAFYQAWVNNEYLIVSNPRNPTAFSSTNADSTTLHRGVELGLETTLPLNLAASGDNLRLSGNYTWNDFTFDSDPALANNRLPGVPEHNAFVEALYQHPSGFYIGPNARIVSSNWADFANTLAAKPYALLGARMGWDDGKHWKLFVDGRNLTDEHYASSVWVIGNANGADLEQFNPGATRSVFGGVEYRF, encoded by the coding sequence ATGAAATATCCCATACCAGCTTGCCGTGCCCCACTCTACCTAGCGCTTGCTGCCGGCCTGTTGACTTCTACTGTTACCCTAGCTGCCGAGCAAACCGCGCAAAGCTTTGATATCCGCTCCCAAGCGCTGTCCTCCGCGTTGACTCGTTTTTCCGCGCTCACCGGCTTGCAAGTGCTGTATGAAGGCGACATTGCCGAACGCATCACCGCGCCGGAACTAAAAGGCCGTTATACGCAGGAACAGGCTTTGCAGAACTTGCTGCGCGGTTCCGGGCTGCGCTACCGGTTCAGCAACGGCAATACCGTCACCTTGGAAAAAGCGGCGGCGGTGGAACCGCAGTCGGCGGCCGGTACGACAACCTTGCCGAGTTTAACGGTGACGGGCAAAGCCTTAGGAAGCGAAAGCCTTAGCCTGACGACGCCATCGATGCAAGAATCGCAAACCAAACTCAATCGAGTGGCGGGCGGTACCACGGTAATCGACGGCGAACGGATCGCCGAAGGTGCGCCTTTGTCGGTCAGCGATGCCTTGGCGACGGCGCCGGGTGTTTATGTGGGCGATATTAGCGCCGGCGCGACCGGCGGATCGCGCATCTCCATCCGCGGTTCGGACGGCAATTCCGATATTTCGCCGATTCGCGGGATCAAAATCCTGCGCAACGGCATGCCGTTTACCCACGCCAACGGGACTTTCGATGTCGAAATGCTCAATCTTTATGCCATCGAGCATATCGAAGTCTATCGCGGTGCCAATGCCTTGGAATATGGCGGCAGCAATCTAGGCGGTGCCATCAACTACATCACGCCGACGGGATATACCGCCGATCCGCTGAAAATCGGTATTGTCGGGGGGACTAACGATTATTACCGCCCGTATTTCAGCGGGGGCAAAGCGTTTGAAAACGGCCTGGATGTTTTCGGCACGTTTTCCTACGTCAATACCGATACGACCCGGGAAAACAACCATCAAGAGCAGTTTTTGGGACATGGCAATGTCGGCTATCGCTGGAACGAAAATCACGAAACCCGTTTATATTTCGATGCGCAAAACCATAATTTCTTATGGCCGGCATCGCTGAGCAAGCGACAAATCGATCAAAATCCCCAACAAAACGCCAACGACTGGTCCTTACCCAATGGCTTTTCATCCTACCGTTTCGATCTAAAGCATTCGGTAAAATTGAATGGCGGCGACCACTTTGATATCGGTACTTATTATTCGATCAATAACTATCGTTACGACTATACCGATAGCGGCAATCATGACCAGTGGCAGGATGTCGGCTTCAATTGGCGGCACGAACTCAATGGTCAATTATTGGGTTTAAAAAACCGGGTGATATGGGGCGGTCTGACCCAATGGCAATTTATCAACGATAAAAACTACGGCGTCGTTGGCAGGCAGCTTGGACCGTTGTTGACGGCGGAGCGCGACCGCTGGCTGAATGTCGAAGCCTTTATGGAAGACCAATTGAGTTTGACCGACGCGTTTACCTTGATAGCCGGCATCCAATTAAATTATCGCGACGTCAATTACGAACGTTACGAGGGCTATGTAGCCAGTGCCGCCAGACCCAGCAATCAGGCTAATCAAGATTTTTTCACCGCTAACCCTAAACTAGGCTTTACCTGGCAAGCCACCGACGAAGCGCAAATTTACGGTAATGTCAGCCGCAGCTCCGAACCGCCAAAAATGGCCGATCTTGCCAATATTTATCTACAACCCAAAAGAAATCTGCAAACCGCCAGCACCGTGGAAATCGGCACGCGCGGGCAAGCCCAGCGCTTGAAATGGGACTTGGCTTTTTACCAGGCATGGGTCAACAACGAGTACTTGATTGTTTCCAATCCCAGAAATCCAACGGCGTTTTCCTCCACCAACGCTGATAGTACGACGCTACATCGTGGTGTCGAACTCGGCTTGGAAACCACTTTGCCTCTAAATCTGGCGGCGTCCGGCGACAACCTGCGACTCAGCGGCAACTACACCTGGAACGACTTTACGTTTGACAGCGACCCCGCGCTAGCCAATAACCGCTTGCCCGGCGTTCCCGAACACAATGCTTTCGTCGAAGCGCTGTACCAGCATCCCAGCGGTTTTTACATAGGCCCCAATGCCCGCATCGTCAGTTCCAACTGGGCGGACTTTGCCAATACTTTGGCCGCCAAGCCTTATGCGCTATTGGGTGCGCGCATGGGTTGGGATGACGGCAAACATTGGAAGCTGTTTGTGGATGGTCGAAATTTGACCGACGAACATTACGCGTCTTCGGTTTGGGTGATAGGGAATGCCAATGGTGCCGATTTGGAACAATTCAATCCCGGCGCCACCCGGTCGGTGTTTGGCGGGGTGGAATACCGGTTTTAA
- a CDS encoding PepSY-associated TM helix domain-containing protein yields MDIKANNLTVITLRHTSSQRLTILKTRRQRWLTVHLWLGLTLGLLLSIYGITGSILVFHAEIDEWLNSELLTVVPSEQTASYQPLAEVFAAGRAAMPPMAKLSFATYPRNQLAAFQLSYVLPISPDVTQNWQVYVDPYSARVTGKRLMRNSNDWLPNTFIDLMFELHYALLIRSEGVSTVIVGVSAALLIISALTGLIVWWPLTGKWRQALTFKAGAGKVRCNYDLHKVSGFYTLPVLIPVLFSGIYMVLPHNVVPVLELFSPVTYRHWFQSAPPVANAPAISMDKAVEMAIQRYPSGRPHWIYGAVEPTDTYTVCQDGVDAPGSILQRRCTVIDQYNGKVLDLDDPSLPTAKAAEVFTHWQWPLHSGQAFGMTGRILVFITGLACPVLFVTGVIRWRQKAATRHKRKG; encoded by the coding sequence ATGGACATCAAAGCCAATAACCTAACGGTGATAACTCTTCGCCATACGTCAAGCCAGCGCCTGACTATTTTGAAAACCCGGCGCCAACGCTGGTTGACTGTCCATCTCTGGCTAGGGTTGACGCTGGGCCTGTTGCTGTCGATCTACGGCATCACCGGCAGTATCTTGGTATTTCACGCGGAAATAGACGAATGGCTCAATAGCGAACTGTTGACCGTGGTTCCTTCTGAACAAACCGCCAGTTACCAACCGTTAGCGGAAGTTTTTGCCGCCGGACGAGCCGCCATGCCGCCGATGGCCAAATTGAGTTTCGCCACCTATCCGCGCAATCAATTGGCCGCGTTTCAATTGTCCTATGTCTTGCCTATTAGCCCGGACGTCACCCAAAACTGGCAAGTGTATGTCGATCCATACTCCGCGAGGGTAACCGGCAAGCGTTTGATGCGAAACTCCAATGACTGGTTGCCCAACACCTTCATTGATTTGATGTTCGAACTGCACTATGCGTTGCTGATTAGGTCCGAGGGAGTCAGTACCGTTATCGTCGGCGTCTCGGCAGCATTGCTGATCATTTCCGCCCTGACCGGCCTGATCGTCTGGTGGCCGCTGACTGGCAAATGGCGGCAGGCGCTGACGTTCAAGGCGGGTGCCGGCAAGGTACGCTGCAATTACGATTTGCATAAGGTTAGTGGTTTCTACACACTGCCGGTACTGATTCCGGTGTTGTTTTCCGGGATTTACATGGTGCTGCCGCATAATGTGGTGCCGGTTTTAGAGTTGTTTTCGCCGGTGACTTACCGTCATTGGTTTCAATCCGCGCCACCCGTTGCAAATGCGCCAGCCATCAGCATGGATAAAGCCGTTGAGATGGCCATACAACGTTATCCGAGTGGCCGGCCACATTGGATTTACGGTGCAGTGGAGCCAACAGACACCTACACGGTTTGCCAGGACGGTGTCGATGCGCCGGGCAGCATCTTGCAACGCCGCTGCACCGTCATTGATCAATACAACGGCAAAGTCCTGGATCTGGACGACCCCAGCCTGCCGACCGCCAAAGCCGCCGAAGTCTTTACCCATTGGCAATGGCCTTTGCATTCCGGCCAAGCTTTCGGTATGACCGGGCGGATTTTGGTGTTTATCACCGGACTGGCTTGCCCGGTGCTGTTTGTCACCGGTGTGATCCGCTGGCGGCAAAAAGCCGCAACCCGGCACAAACGGAAGGGCTGA
- a CDS encoding RNA polymerase sigma factor, with product MDAITDSDLLASFLLYRKELQQFLTHKVNCAETAADLIQETYLRIARYSAAGEIANQRAFVFRIADNLALDHLRSRARQEQRDGGPVGDDIACSQPQPDSTLEGQQQMELFETLIYELPPQCRKVFLSCRVEGKRYSEIAAELGISARTVESHMYKALKHLKDRIDFL from the coding sequence ATGGATGCAATCACCGATTCCGATTTACTGGCTAGCTTTCTGCTCTATCGGAAGGAGCTCCAGCAATTTTTGACGCATAAGGTCAATTGTGCCGAAACCGCGGCCGATTTGATCCAGGAAACTTATTTGCGCATTGCCCGCTATTCCGCCGCCGGCGAGATCGCCAATCAGCGGGCGTTCGTGTTTCGGATCGCCGACAATCTGGCTCTGGACCATTTGCGCAGCAGGGCTCGGCAAGAACAACGCGACGGCGGTCCGGTCGGCGATGACATCGCTTGCAGTCAACCGCAACCGGATAGCACGCTGGAGGGGCAGCAACAAATGGAATTGTTCGAAACACTTATCTACGAACTGCCGCCGCAATGTCGGAAGGTGTTCTTGTCGTGCCGCGTGGAAGGCAAGCGTTATTCCGAAATCGCCGCCGAGCTGGGCATATCGGCGCGCACCGTGGAAAGTCATATGTATAAGGCCTTGAAGCACTTGAAAGACCGCATCGATTTCCTTTGA